A genomic window from Terrisporobacter glycolicus ATCC 14880 = DSM 1288 includes:
- a CDS encoding M20/M25/M40 family metallo-hydrolase, with amino-acid sequence MATKKGDSSKEVIIGSHYDSVGTNGVDDNGSGTVVNLETAKRLANKKTPYTVKFVFFGAEEVGLKGSSAYANSMTKEEIANTVYMVNMDSMLAGTYRYVYSGNYNKETDNVDNAWPAYQTLKLSDALQTGMRFNNTKLNLDYPTPSTGNWSDHANFRKLMPYLYFEAVNWEVPDDPKHPEEGSSGAYETEIGEVMHNPERDNLEFIETTWGSRGKETISAYCKLLEAVVYQLNPDGLRTPSKEALKEAIEIANDLDKSDFSESSYKKFQQALKEAKVVNKTEYVLLKDQQTIDEALAKLNETMAIVSSNIANTTIKVKNQIYNNKYQRPEVIVKDGKKVLEEGKDYTVSYSNNKEIGTAAVTVKGCNDYMGLAKATFSILPQTVESLKTSNVLTNSLKLSWKKINNADGYKIYKYNTSTKKYDLLKTISKNTTTTYKDTKIVSATSYLYKVSAYKKVGNKIYEGLKCEKVKVTSKPLQPILKLSSTTAKKVNLNYSSKVSKRSDGYEVYMATSKNGKYTLIKDTPSTKMTKTKLTSKKGYYFKVRAYRKVEGKKVYSSYSTIKYIKVK; translated from the coding sequence ATAGCAACTAAAAAAGGAGATTCATCTAAAGAGGTTATAATTGGTTCACATTATGATAGTGTAGGAACTAATGGTGTAGATGATAATGGTTCTGGAACTGTTGTAAACCTAGAAACAGCAAAAAGACTTGCTAATAAAAAAACACCTTATACTGTTAAATTCGTGTTTTTCGGGGCTGAGGAAGTTGGACTTAAAGGCTCATCTGCATATGCAAATTCTATGACTAAAGAAGAAATAGCAAACACTGTTTATATGGTAAATATGGATAGCATGCTAGCTGGTACATACCGCTATGTATATAGTGGTAACTACAACAAAGAAACAGATAACGTTGATAATGCATGGCCTGCGTATCAAACACTGAAATTATCGGATGCTCTACAAACAGGTATGAGATTTAATAATACTAAATTAAACTTAGATTATCCAACTCCTTCTACAGGAAATTGGAGTGACCATGCAAACTTTAGAAAACTAATGCCTTACTTATACTTTGAGGCAGTAAATTGGGAAGTACCAGATGACCCAAAACATCCAGAAGAAGGTTCTTCAGGGGCTTATGAAACGGAAATAGGCGAAGTTATGCATAACCCTGAAAGAGATAATCTTGAGTTTATAGAGACTACATGGGGAAGTCGTGGAAAAGAGACTATAAGTGCTTATTGTAAATTACTAGAAGCTGTTGTATATCAATTAAATCCAGATGGACTTAGAACTCCATCTAAAGAAGCATTAAAAGAAGCTATAGAAATAGCTAATGATTTGGATAAAAGTGATTTTTCTGAGTCGTCATATAAAAAATTTCAACAAGCATTAAAAGAAGCTAAAGTAGTTAATAAAACAGAATATGTTTTATTAAAAGACCAACAAACAATAGATGAAGCACTAGCAAAATTAAATGAAACTATGGCAATTGTAAGTTCTAATATAGCAAACACAACAATAAAGGTGAAAAATCAAATTTATAATAATAAATATCAAAGACCAGAAGTGATTGTAAAAGATGGCAAGAAAGTTTTAGAAGAAGGTAAAGATTATACAGTAAGCTATTCAAATAACAAAGAAATAGGAACTGCTGCAGTTACTGTAAAAGGGTGCAACGATTACATGGGATTAGCTAAAGCTACTTTTAGTATATTACCACAAACTGTTGAAAGTCTAAAAACTTCTAATGTTTTAACTAATTCTTTAAAATTATCTTGGAAGAAGATAAATAATGCAGATGGATACAAAATTTACAAATACAATACATCTACTAAAAAATATGATTTATTAAAAACAATATCTAAAAATACTACCACTACTTACAAAGATACAAAAATAGTATCTGCAACTAGTTATTTGTATAAAGTTAGTGCATATAAAAAAGTTGGTAATAAAATTTATGAAGGATTAAAATGTGAAAAAGTAAAAGTTACAAGTAAACCATTACAACCAATATTAAAATTATCATCAACAACTGCTAAAAAAGTTAACTTAAATTACTCTTCAAAAGTAAGTAAGAGAAGTGACGGATATGAAGTTTATATGGCAACTTCAAAAAATGGAAAATACACTTTAATAAAAGATACACCAAGTACTAAAATGACTAAGACAAAATTAACTAGTAAAAAAGGATACTATTTTAAGGTAAGAGCATATAGAAAAGTAGAAGGAAAGAAAGTCTATAGCTCTTATAGCACAATAAAATATATAAAAGTTAAATAA
- a CDS encoding macrolide family glycosyltransferase, which translates to MSKVVFFSIPAHGHTNPTIEVVRGLTSRGHQVWYYSFKEFREKIEGAGANYISCDDYVPELRPEDEKKVGKDFSAMIEMIVDTTVALDEKVCKELKEINPDCIVSDSLCCWGKLFANKLGITYICSTTTFAFNQYTAPMMKQGFKEIMYMVLGMRKVNKKLELLRSHGYDVKNFVSIIQNDNDTNTIVYTSKEFQPMIDTFSDKYYFVGPSVADISVEKERKACKKIYISLGTVNNKNIDFYKNCIEAFKDGDIDVIMSVGNNTDISQLGKIPENFKVENKVDQLKVLQEVNGFISHCGMNSVNESLYYGVPLVLFPQQSEQNMVCRRVAELGAGFVLKNDKPKNIKEAVFEVINNSKYEENAVKLSNSFKNAGGSAKAVDAILHLIH; encoded by the coding sequence ATGAGTAAAGTTGTATTTTTTTCTATACCAGCACATGGGCATACTAATCCAACTATAGAGGTAGTGAGAGGGTTAACTAGTAGAGGTCATCAGGTGTGGTATTATTCTTTTAAAGAATTTAGAGAAAAAATTGAGGGAGCTGGGGCTAACTATATAAGTTGTGATGATTACGTTCCAGAACTTAGACCAGAAGACGAGAAAAAAGTTGGTAAAGATTTTTCTGCCATGATAGAAATGATAGTAGATACAACAGTAGCTTTAGATGAAAAAGTATGTAAAGAACTAAAAGAAATTAATCCAGACTGCATAGTATCTGACTCTTTATGTTGTTGGGGAAAATTATTTGCAAATAAGTTGGGTATTACTTATATATGTTCGACTACAACATTTGCATTTAATCAGTATACTGCACCTATGATGAAGCAAGGTTTTAAAGAGATTATGTACATGGTACTTGGAATGAGAAAAGTTAATAAAAAATTAGAGCTTTTAAGAAGTCATGGTTATGATGTAAAAAATTTTGTTTCAATAATTCAAAATGATAATGATACAAATACCATAGTATATACATCAAAAGAATTCCAACCGATGATTGATACTTTTTCTGATAAATACTATTTTGTAGGACCTTCAGTAGCTGATATAAGTGTAGAAAAAGAAAGAAAAGCATGCAAAAAAATATATATATCTTTGGGAACTGTAAACAACAAAAATATTGATTTTTACAAAAATTGTATAGAGGCTTTTAAAGATGGTGATATAGATGTGATTATGTCTGTTGGAAACAATACAGACATATCGCAACTGGGTAAAATCCCAGAGAACTTTAAAGTGGAAAATAAAGTGGATCAACTTAAAGTTCTACAAGAAGTAAATGGGTTTATTAGTCATTGTGGTATGAACAGTGTAAATGAAAGTTTATATTATGGAGTACCTCTAGTACTTTTTCCACAACAATCAGAACAAAATATGGTATGCAGAAGAGTAGCTGAATTAGGTGCTGGTTTTGTTTTAAAAAACGACAAACCTAAAAATATAAAAGAAGCTGTATTTGAAGTTATCAATAATAGTAAATATGAAGAAAATGCAGTAAAATTATCAAATAGTTTTAAAAATGCTGGAGGTTCAGCTAAAGCAGTAGATGCAATATTACATTTAATACATTAA
- a CDS encoding AbrB/MazE/SpoVT family DNA-binding domain-containing protein: MPPKGKHFFGSVTVGERGQIVIPKGARELFDINTGDKLLVLGDEEKGIAIVHQRNLINFMGGMGIDFNK; the protein is encoded by the coding sequence ATACCACCTAAAGGAAAACATTTTTTTGGTTCTGTTACTGTGGGAGAACGTGGACAAATCGTTATTCCAAAGGGAGCTAGAGAACTATTTGATATTAATACAGGTGATAAGTTATTGGTACTTGGTGATGAAGAAAAAGGAATTGCAATAGTTCATCAACGAAATCTTATAAACTTTATGGGTGGTATGGGAATAGACTTCAATAAATAA
- a CDS encoding ABC transporter permease, protein MISLLVAKKEFIRSLKDKKKLILTFLLPLVSIIVAIGINNMMKPSINIGIMENQYTNTKVEEKINSIDRVEVSKANKNSINTDMILAKYMGVIEFKKNNKFEVYCLDKNMNKSIEEAVSQVINTGNISKTENLISTLDEGSLSASQRASGFILITLIITCTMSAVVMLKDKEDKIFVRYSITPNKVSSYILGNYIYNLINTILQIIVASAFLYLLKIDMGISINNFIIIGILIAIVSTSISTLVTLLSNSELQASLLSSSIALIMSLLGGAFLPISKMPHMLELISNVSITKWIMELTYLMDKGITYENNLNIIMFIILLSISIVFISTKIGKKRLKY, encoded by the coding sequence ATGATTTCATTACTAGTAGCTAAAAAAGAATTTATAAGAAGTTTAAAAGATAAAAAGAAATTAATTTTAACTTTTTTACTACCTTTAGTATCCATAATTGTGGCTATAGGTATTAATAATATGATGAAACCATCAATTAATATTGGAATTATGGAAAACCAATATACTAATACAAAAGTGGAAGAAAAAATTAATAGTATAGACAGAGTTGAAGTGAGTAAGGCAAATAAAAATTCTATTAATACAGATATGATTTTAGCTAAGTATATGGGAGTAATTGAATTTAAAAAGAATAATAAATTTGAAGTTTATTGCTTAGACAAAAATATGAATAAATCTATTGAAGAAGCTGTATCACAGGTTATAAATACTGGAAATATTAGCAAAACAGAAAACTTAATTAGTACTTTAGATGAAGGTAGCTTGAGTGCATCACAAAGAGCTAGTGGATTTATACTTATTACTTTAATTATAACTTGTACTATGTCAGCTGTAGTTATGTTAAAAGATAAAGAAGATAAAATATTTGTAAGATATTCTATAACTCCAAATAAAGTATCTAGTTATATACTGGGAAATTATATTTACAACTTGATAAATACTATATTACAAATAATAGTAGCATCTGCATTTTTATATTTGTTAAAAATAGATATGGGAATATCCATAAATAATTTTATAATTATAGGAATTTTAATAGCAATTGTATCAACTAGTATATCAACATTAGTTACACTCCTATCAAATAGTGAGTTACAAGCTAGTTTATTATCTTCATCTATAGCTCTAATAATGTCATTACTAGGAGGTGCATTTTTACCTATATCAAAGATGCCACATATGTTAGAACTTATAAGTAATGTATCAATTACAAAATGGATAATGGAGTTAACGTATTTAATGGATAAGGGAATCACTTATGAAAATAATTTGAATATAATCATGTTTATAATATTACTATCTATTAGTATAGTATTTATATCAACTAAGATAGGTAAAAAAAGACTTAAATACTGA
- a CDS encoding ABC transporter permease — MNEFKVLFKLNMKKSIKDSFLIGYGVTFPLMLIVILGYMATNYYSKDGTITSYYYYCMVTIPFCTFLSSITLIYVAKEESLHKCGERFIIAPISKTSIVLSKILPATISIAVYNLILLLICNFIFKVDFRGRFLEIYILIISLGFMSSALGTLIGLCSKDFMSIKNIVSTPILIMAVLGGSFFPIGSLGTVFETISYISPLTWINKGIFMMMSDNTVTVYITSLFITIILGLLFTISSIKSFKKEAFI; from the coding sequence ATGAATGAATTTAAAGTATTATTTAAACTTAATATGAAAAAAAGCATAAAGGATTCCTTTTTAATAGGCTATGGAGTTACTTTTCCATTAATGTTAATTGTCATATTAGGATACATGGCAACAAACTATTATTCTAAAGATGGCACTATTACATCATATTATTACTACTGCATGGTAACTATTCCTTTTTGTACTTTTCTATCATCAATAACACTTATTTACGTTGCTAAAGAAGAAAGCTTACACAAATGTGGAGAAAGATTCATTATAGCGCCTATTAGCAAGACGTCAATAGTTTTATCCAAAATACTTCCAGCAACCATATCCATAGCTGTATATAATTTAATTTTACTTTTAATATGTAATTTTATATTTAAAGTGGATTTTAGAGGGAGATTTCTAGAAATATATATTCTTATAATAAGTCTAGGATTCATGTCATCAGCTTTAGGAACTTTAATTGGACTTTGCAGTAAGGATTTTATGTCTATTAAAAATATAGTAAGTACACCTATTTTAATAATGGCAGTTCTTGGAGGTAGCTTTTTTCCTATAGGTTCATTGGGAACAGTTTTTGAAACAATAAGTTATATATCACCACTTACTTGGATCAATAAAGGCATTTTTATGATGATGAGTGATAACACAGTAACAGTATATATAACATCTTTATTTATAACTATTATTTTAGGATTGTTATTTACAATAAGTTCAATAAAATCCTTTAAAAAGGAGGCATTTATATAA
- a CDS encoding ABC transporter ATP-binding protein produces the protein MNIILEIKSLKKSFGEKTVVDKMSFKVNKGEILGFLGPNGAGKSTTINMITTILDADDGKVLFEGREISENDNDFKKSLGYVPQDIALFNDLSAYENVKFFGSLYGLKGNYLNDRVKETLELVGLYDRKNDYPDSFSGGMKRRLNIACSIVHKPKILIMDEPTVGIDPQSRNNILEVTKNLRDEGTTVIYTSHYMEEVDAICTRLIIVDSGHIIESGDKEEIKAKYKSKGLNNLEEIFLNITGKELRD, from the coding sequence ATGAATATAATCTTAGAAATAAAATCACTTAAAAAGAGTTTTGGAGAAAAAACAGTAGTAGATAAAATGAGCTTTAAAGTTAATAAAGGTGAGATATTAGGTTTTTTAGGGCCAAACGGAGCAGGAAAAAGTACAACTATAAATATGATTACAACAATACTAGATGCTGATGATGGAAAAGTTTTATTTGAAGGCAGAGAAATAAGTGAAAATGACAATGATTTTAAAAAATCTTTAGGATATGTGCCACAAGATATAGCTTTATTTAATGATTTATCTGCTTACGAAAATGTTAAATTTTTTGGATCCCTTTACGGATTAAAAGGAAATTATTTAAATGATAGAGTAAAAGAAACATTAGAATTAGTGGGACTATATGATAGAAAAAATGATTATCCAGATTCTTTTTCAGGTGGTATGAAAAGAAGACTTAATATAGCATGTTCAATAGTACACAAACCAAAGATACTGATAATGGATGAGCCGACTGTCGGAATAGATCCTCAATCTAGAAATAATATATTGGAAGTTACAAAGAATTTAAGAGATGAGGGAACTACAGTAATATATACATCTCACTATATGGAAGAAGTAGATGCCATATGCACAAGACTTATTATTGTAGATAGTGGTCACATTATAGAATCTGGTGATAAAGAGGAAATTAAGGCTAAATACAAATCTAAAGGATTAAATAATTTAGAAGAGATATTTTTAAATATAACAGGGAAAGAACTTAGAGATTAG
- a CDS encoding PadR family transcriptional regulator codes for MVKLIILYYLNIKSTHGYEIQKFIQATGLDTWAKVKSGSIYYALSKMEKNREVELYKEETIGSKVRKIYKITDKGKEELKNTIEEELSKPLMPTGTDKFIIPITFNRLDKEEAISIINKHIKSLEETLDYWEYWENIKINESTLQVERISFEMTINVIKDSIRWHKAIIDEYDEYVKYSQSQEVMIKNIDFGEEREAKYNNTEINRNRIEELREIILNNPQESKEALEELMKIMRRGK; via the coding sequence ATGGTAAAACTAATTATTTTATATTACCTAAATATAAAATCAACTCATGGATATGAAATACAAAAATTCATTCAAGCTACAGGTCTAGATACTTGGGCAAAGGTTAAATCTGGTTCAATATACTATGCCTTAAGTAAGATGGAGAAGAATAGAGAAGTTGAACTATATAAAGAAGAAACCATTGGGTCAAAAGTAAGAAAAATATATAAAATAACTGATAAAGGTAAAGAAGAGCTAAAAAATACTATAGAAGAAGAACTTTCTAAACCGCTTATGCCAACAGGAACAGATAAGTTCATAATACCAATAACATTTAATAGATTAGACAAAGAGGAAGCTATCTCCATAATAAATAAGCATATTAAAAGTCTAGAGGAGACTTTAGATTATTGGGAATACTGGGAGAATATAAAAATTAATGAATCAACTTTACAAGTTGAAAGAATATCATTTGAGATGACTATAAATGTAATTAAGGATTCTATAAGATGGCATAAAGCAATAATTGACGAATATGATGAATATGTGAAATATAGTCAGAGTCAAGAAGTTATGATTAAAAATATTGACTTTGGAGAAGAAAGGGAAGCTAAATACAATAATACTGAAATTAACAGAAATAGGATTGAAGAGCTTAGAGAAATAATTTTGAATAACCCGCAGGAGTCAAAAGAAGCTCTTGAAGAGCTAATGAAAATAATGAGACGAGGAAAATAA
- a CDS encoding C-GCAxxG-C-C family protein produces the protein MNELEIKNLFEQGYNCGQVVLTYYAEKLNLDEEMALKITSGLGGGMFSGDSCGAVVAAVIAIGLKYGYYEESDLKVSKDLCTAKTLQFRHEFSEKFGSCMCKELLEYDISIPEEKEKVFASGKLLEFCPCLVKEAINILDEIL, from the coding sequence ATGAATGAATTAGAAATAAAAAATTTATTTGAACAAGGTTATAATTGTGGACAAGTTGTACTTACATATTATGCAGAAAAATTAAACTTGGATGAAGAAATGGCATTAAAGATTACTTCTGGATTAGGCGGTGGTATGTTTTCAGGAGATAGTTGCGGTGCTGTTGTTGCAGCTGTAATAGCAATAGGATTAAAATATGGATATTATGAAGAATCAGATTTAAAAGTAAGTAAAGATTTATGTACTGCTAAAACTTTACAATTTAGACATGAATTTTCTGAAAAGTTTGGTTCATGTATGTGTAAAGAATTATTAGAATATGATATATCAATACCTGAAGAGAAAGAAAAAGTTTTTGCAAGTGGAAAATTATTAGAATTTTGCCCATGTTTAGTTAAAGAAGCAATAAATATATTAGATGAAATATTATAA
- a CDS encoding YoaK family protein, with amino-acid sequence MKYNNKEKINKKIAPWDRPLFLMIITFIAGYVNAYTYITRNGILANMHTANMSTFGISIALGQWQRALNHFIPIVACILGAAFSEFIKSLIIKKKYKGDWRKMALVLESMALFCIGLLPKYVPDYIVTNLVSFFMGYLLCLFRNCFGIAYNTTICTGNLRTVGQLFYGALDEKSKDSLVKLLTFTVLTFSFALGAIPGTIISIAVSTKSVWVCSFLLLSLVLWMSKFESDSKLPNNNK; translated from the coding sequence ATGAAGTATAATAATAAAGAAAAAATAAACAAAAAAATTGCGCCTTGGGATAGGCCTCTTTTTTTAATGATAATAACCTTTATTGCAGGTTATGTGAATGCCTATACATACATTACAAGAAATGGTATTTTGGCCAATATGCACACTGCAAATATGTCTACATTTGGAATTAGTATTGCCCTTGGTCAATGGCAAAGAGCCCTAAATCACTTTATTCCCATAGTTGCATGTATACTTGGCGCTGCATTTAGTGAATTTATTAAATCTCTAATTATAAAAAAGAAATACAAAGGTGATTGGAGAAAAATGGCCCTTGTTTTAGAATCTATGGCATTGTTTTGTATTGGTTTATTGCCTAAATATGTACCAGATTATATTGTTACTAATCTTGTTTCTTTTTTCATGGGATATTTATTATGTCTGTTTAGAAACTGCTTTGGTATTGCATATAATACAACAATTTGTACAGGAAATCTTAGAACTGTTGGCCAATTATTTTATGGTGCATTAGATGAAAAGAGTAAAGATTCTCTTGTGAAACTACTTACTTTTACAGTTCTTACATTTTCTTTTGCCCTAGGTGCCATACCTGGGACTATAATTTCTATTGCTGTAAGTACTAAATCTGTGTGGGTTTGCAGTTTTTTATTATTATCACTAGTACTCTGGATGTCTAAGTTTGAATCAGATAGTAAATTACCAAATAATAACAAATAA